In Pseudoxanthobacter soli DSM 19599, the sequence CGGAGGTGCCGAGGAAGTGCACCCTTCCGGACGCCACCGCCGCATCGAGCTCGTGGCCGGGATCGAAGGCCGCGAGCAGACCGGACACCTCGTCCACCATCCGCTCGAACGTGTCCGGTGTGACGGCGACGCCCCCGTGCCGGTCCGCGAGCCCGACTACGCCCACCGGGAGCGAGGTCCAGGCACGAATCGCCCGCGCCACCGCCACCGGTCCGTTCTTGCGGCGCAGGTCGAGCCAGACGAGTTCCGAAGAGCCGCCGCCGATATCGAACAGGATGGCGCCGTCGCCCTCGCGGTCCACCAGCGATGCGCAGCCAACGACGGCGAGCCGGGCCTCCGTCTCGCGCGATACCACTTCGAGTTCGAGATCGGCCTCCTGCCGGACCCGCTGGAGGAACAGGTCACCGTTCGAAGCCGCGCGGCAGGCCTCGGTCGCGATCAGCCGGAAGCGGTCGACATGGCGGTCGGTCAGCTTGCGGCGGCACACCTTGAGCGCGTCGATCGCCCGGTCCATCGCCGCATCCGCCAGGACGCCGGACAGCGAGACGCCCTCGCCGAGCCTGACGATGCGCGAGAAGGCGTCGATGACACGGAAATTTCGGCCCCGCGCCTCGGCGATCAAAAGCCGGCAGTTGTTGGTGCCGAGATCGAGCGCCGCATAGCGGCGCTGGCCGTATTCGCCGGACCCTGGGTGGGGATGCTCGGCGTGGCGATGGCCGTGAGCCGCTATATCGCCGGCGGTTGGTGGCGCCGCGGCGCCTGCCGGCGCGAATGCGTCACCGGTCCATGGGCGCGGCCCGGACGGAAGGCGCCCATCATCGTCGACGCCCGCTGAGGAGGCATCGTCCGAATCGGTCGCCGCGAACGGCTCGCGGGGCGGCGGACTGCTGCCGCCGCTCCACGAACCCGCTGTTCCCGCCGGGCCTTCCGCCGGCTGGTCGAATACGGGTATTCCCACACGTCCTCATCGGGCCGGCCGCGGCTGGAGCGGCGCCGGCCTCGCAAATTCGCTCTCGTTGCCGTCAGTCTAGCAGCACTGCGCGCCGGCTCAAGCCGCACATGCCATGGCGAGCCGTGGCGATGGGGAGCGGCGGTCATGTCCAGAACGCAGAACGGGGCGGCCCGAAGGACCGCCCCGCTGAATTTGGTATCTGACCGACGCGGCCACAAGGCCGCGAAAAATCAGCGCTTCGAGAACTGGAAGCTGCGGCGGGCCTTGGCGCGGCCGTACTTCTTGCGCTCGACGGTACGCGAATCGCGGGTCAGGAAGCCTTCCTTCTTGAGCACGGCGCGAAGCTCCGGCTCGTAGTAGGTCAGCGCCTTGGAGATGCCGTGACGCAGCGCGCCCGCCTGGCCGGACAGACCGCCGCCGGAAACGGTGGCGTTCACATCGTACTGGCCTTCGCGGTTGGCGATGCCGATCGCCTGACGGATCACCATCTGCAGGACCGGCCGCGCGAAATAGGCGGTGTAGTCCTTGTCGTTGACGATGATCTTGCCGGTGCCGCGGGAAATCCACACGCGGGCAACGGCGTCCTTGCGCTTGCCGGTCGCATAGGCGCGGCCATAGGCGTCGAGCTTCTGGACGTGAACCGGAGCTTCTTCAGCGGCAGAGGTGCCGAGAGCGCCGAGCTGGGACTGGATGTCTGCCATGGTCAGCCCACCTTGACGTTCTTGGGGTTGAGGGCGGCGACGTCGAGGGTCGACGGCTGCTGCGCCTCATGGGGATGCGAGGAACCGGCATAGACGCGCAGGCCGCGCAGCTGCTGACGGGTCAGCGGACCGCCCGGCATCATGCGCTTCACGGCGAGCTCGACAACGCGCTCAGGGAAACGGCCTTCGAGGATGGAGCGCGCGGTGCGCTCCTTGATGCCGCCAATGAAACCGGTGTGATGATAGTACTTCTTGTCGTAGTACTTCTGGCCGGTCAGAACCACCTTGTCCGCGTTGATAACGATCACGTTATCACCGCAGTCGACGTGGGGCGTGAAGGTCGGCTTGTGCTTGCCGCGCAGGCGCATGGCAATAATGGAAGCAAGCCGGCCCACGACGAGCCCTTCGGCGTCGATCAGGATCCAGTTCTTCTCGACCTCTTCGGGCTTCGCCGTGTAGGTCTTCATCGTTTCGTTCGCTTTTCCGTTGGGCAGCCGCACCCGAGAGCACGACCGCTTCCTCAACTCGCGAAGGTCTTTCGCGGGGATCGTGTCCGCCGAACGCCGCAGCGCCGCAGATTGGCGCTTCCTCTAACCGCACTCGTCCGCCACGTCAAGAGCACCCCGCGCAAGCTTAGAGCAATTTTGTCAGCAAAAACAAGGTTTTACAAATGAGGTATCATAATACCGCTACGCAATGCGTTGATTTCGACCAAAAAAGCGTCGCGGCCCGCCGAAATTCGCTCGCCAGCCCCTTCCCCCCGCCCCATCCGGGCGCTTCCGGCCATAGCGCCATCGCCGGATCATCGGCGCGATAAATTGGCGTTCTTCCCGATCTCGCCCTCTCTTCGCTGCGATTGGTCGCCCATCTATAAGGACGCCATCCGTCATCGAGGCTTGCCATGGTTCGCGTTCTCGTCCGCTCTCTCGCTTTCGTGCTGATCCTCGGTGCGCCGGCCTTCGCCGCGATCGCCGGGAGCGGCAGTGCGCTGGCACAGACGGATCCGGGAGACGCCGGCGCGGCGCAGGCGAATACGGCCGGTTCCGACGCGCCACCGGCGCCCGAGCTGCTGGCACCTACCCCCGACAACCAGGTTCCGCTGACGCCCGCCCTGGTGCAGCGCTTCCTCGACAGCTGGCCGGAGCTCTCGACCCTTGGCGACCAGTTCGCGGACCAGTACGGCGTCGACGAGGATGCCACCGATCCCGCCAGCGCCTTCCAGGTCTGGGCCGAGCGGCCGGAAGCCAAGACCAAGATCGATGCGGTGTTGACGAAGCACGGCTTCAGCGGGCTCGACGAATGGGCGAAGGTCGCCAACAGCGTGCTGCTTGCCTACGACTACGATGAAAGCCTGACCGATCCCGCCCAGATCGCCGATGCCGTGCGCGAGATCGAGGCGACGCCGGGCATGAGCCGGCAGGAAAAGGACAGCCTGATCGCCCAGGTCCACAAGCAGGCCGAGGATGCCGCGGCCGGCAAGCCGCTCGACGGCAACCGGGCCGTGATCGAGCCCTTCATGGACCGCATCGGCGCAGTCATAAACGCCGACCAGGGCGAGGCGGACTGAGCGCCGCAGCCGGCCTTGCACCGCCACCGGAGCAGAAAGGACGCATGATGAGCCACGACCCGAACGCCGCCGATTTCATCGCCACCGTGCTTGCGGAGGGCCGCGTCGTCGCCGTCGTCGGCGCAAGCCCCAATCCGGAGCGCCCGTCCTACAACGTCATGGCGACGCTGATGGCGCACGGGCACCGCGTCATCCCGATCAATCCCGGGCAGGCCGGCAAGACCATCCACGGCCAGACCGTCTACGCGCGGCTCGCCGACATTCCCGAGCCGGTCGACATGATCGACATCTTCCGTGCCTCCGACGCCGTCGCCGGCATCGTGGAGGAAGCGCTCGCCCTCGATCCGAAGCCGAAATCGATCTGGATGCAGCTCGGCGTGATCGACGAGGCCGCCGCCGAACGCGCGCGGGCGGCTGGGCTCGACGTGGTGGTGGATCGCTGCCCGGCCATCGAATATGCCCGCCTCGGCCGCAGCCGGCACTGACGGTGCGGCCGCAAAGCGCCTGGCGGCATAAGCGGCAACGTCATTCCTCTATAGGCGGCACTTTCGGAACGGTATACTCCGTCTTGCCAGCCGGCATCCCCTGCCGGCTTTGACGGCGGCCCCTCCGATCGACGACCATCGGGGTGGCTGAAACAACTGCCTACCCAAGGATCAGAAGAATGACGGCAGAACACGTCCCGGGCTTCGCGACCCTCGCCATCCACGCCGGCGCCGAGCCGGATCCGACCACGAAGGCGCGGGCGACGCCGATCTATCAGACGACCTCGTTCGTGTTCGACGACGTCGACCACGCGGCGTCGCTGTTCGGCCTCCAGGCGTTCGGCAACATCTATACGCGCATCGGAAACCCCACCAATGCGGTGCTCGAGGGGCGCATCGCGGCACTCGAAGGCGGCACCGCCGCGCTCGCCGTGGCCTCCGGCCATGCGGCCCAGGCACTGGTGTTCCATGCGCTGCTCCAGCCGGGCGACGAATTCATCGCGGCCCGCCAGCTCTACGGCGGCTCGATCAACCAGTTCAACCACGCCTTCAAGAGCTTCGGCTGGAACGTGGTGTGGGCCGATGCGGCCGATCCCGGCTCGTTCGAGCGCGCGGTGACGGCGAAGACCAAGGCGATCTTCATCGAATCGTTCGCCAATCCCGGCGGAAGCGTCACGGACATCGCAGCCATCGCCGCCGTCGCGAAGAAGGCCGGTGTGCCGCTCATCGTCGACAACACGCTGGCGACGCCCTATCTGGTCCGCCCGTTCGAGCATGGTGCCGATATCGTCGTCCATTCGGCGACGAAGTTCCTCGGCGGCCACGGCAACTCCATCGGCGGCCTGATCGTCGACGGCGGCACGTTCGACTGGAGCGCCCACAAGGAGCGCTTCCCGGTGCTGACGGCGCCGCGCCCGGAATATCAGGGCATCGTGCTGCACGAGACCTTCGGCAACTTCGCCTTCGCCATCGCCGTGCGTGTGCTCGGCCTGCGCGACCTCGGTCCCGCGCTGTCGCCGTTCAACGCGTTCCTGATCATCACCGGCATCGAGACGCTGCCGCTGCGCATGCAGCGCCACAGCGAGAATGCCCTCGCCGTGGCCGAATATCTCGCCGGGCACGACAAGGTGTCGTGGGTGAGCTATGCCGGCCTGCCCGGCGACGCGTCCCATGAGCGGGCGCAGAAATATGCGCCGAAGGGCGCGGGCGCGGTGTTCACCTTCGGCCTCAAGGGCGGCTACGACGCGGGCGTCGCGCTCGTCTCGAAGGTGAAGCTGTTCTCCCACCTTGCGAACGTCGGCGACACCCGCTCGCTGATCATTCATCCGGCCTCGACCACCCACCGCCAGCTCAGCGACACCCAGAAGAGCTCGGCCGGCGCCGGCCCCGAGGTGGTGCGCCTCTCGGTCGGCATCGAGGAGAAGGCCGACATCATTGCTGACCTGGAGCAGGCGCTGGCACAGGTTTGATCGGCTTGGACTTCGGGGCGGCGGCCGGGGACTTCCCGGCCGTCGCCGTATTCGTCGACTTGGCAGTGGCCGGCACCTTCGCCTGTGGCTTTGCCGCTCCGCCCGTGGGCGGTGTCTTCACCTTCACACCGGGCAGGCCGGGCGCGCCGGAATAGGAATAGGGATCGCTTCCCTTCGACGGCATCCCGTTGCCCGGCCGGACGACGAGGCTGTCGCCGTCGGACCAACTCGGCAGCGCAACGGCGTTCCCCGGCATTCCCTGTGGGTTCCAGGGCGTCGCCGGCTGCTGCCAGGGCTGCGATTTCGGCTTCGCGTGGTTGCTGTTGGAAGACGGGTCTGCGCCGCCCGGATTGGTCTTGAAGTAACTCGATCCCGACGCGTTGTTATCGACCGTATAGATGTTGCCGAACGCATCCTTGCAGACGAGCCTCATGCCGGACTGCGTGCAGTCGGCCGCCATTGCACCCGTCAGACTTGTAAAGACTCCGACTGCAGATATCAGAACGCAAGAATAAGAAAGAAACCGCATCGAGAACAGCCATCCTTCTGCCGCATCGTCACTGGGCGTAGGAATAGCACGGCCGGGGCAAAGAACGA encodes:
- a CDS encoding Ppx/GppA phosphatase family protein, whose product is MGIPVFDQPAEGPAGTAGSWSGGSSPPPREPFAATDSDDASSAGVDDDGRLPSGPRPWTGDAFAPAGAAAPPTAGDIAAHGHRHAEHPHPGSGEYGQRRYAALDLGTNNCRLLIAEARGRNFRVIDAFSRIVRLGEGVSLSGVLADAAMDRAIDALKVCRRKLTDRHVDRFRLIATEACRAASNGDLFLQRVRQEADLELEVVSRETEARLAVVGCASLVDREGDGAILFDIGGGSSELVWLDLRRKNGPVAVARAIRAWTSLPVGVVGLADRHGGVAVTPDTFERMVDEVSGLLAAFDPGHELDAAVASGRVHFLGTSGTVTTLAGVYLGLARYDRRRVDGTWLDAAEVEGMIDRVRAMDYDERVASPCIGRDRADLVIAGCAILEAIRRRWPCRRLRVADRGLREGILTELISADRGHGQGGMSGAGRS
- the rpsI gene encoding 30S ribosomal protein S9, which gives rise to MADIQSQLGALGTSAAEEAPVHVQKLDAYGRAYATGKRKDAVARVWISRGTGKIIVNDKDYTAYFARPVLQMVIRQAIGIANREGQYDVNATVSGGGLSGQAGALRHGISKALTYYEPELRAVLKKEGFLTRDSRTVERKKYGRAKARRSFQFSKR
- the rplM gene encoding 50S ribosomal protein L13; this translates as MKTYTAKPEEVEKNWILIDAEGLVVGRLASIIAMRLRGKHKPTFTPHVDCGDNVIVINADKVVLTGQKYYDKKYYHHTGFIGGIKERTARSILEGRFPERVVELAVKRMMPGGPLTRQQLRGLRVYAGSSHPHEAQQPSTLDVAALNPKNVKVG
- a CDS encoding CoA-binding protein; translated protein: MSHDPNAADFIATVLAEGRVVAVVGASPNPERPSYNVMATLMAHGHRVIPINPGQAGKTIHGQTVYARLADIPEPVDMIDIFRASDAVAGIVEEALALDPKPKSIWMQLGVIDEAAAERARAAGLDVVVDRCPAIEYARLGRSRH
- a CDS encoding O-acetylhomoserine aminocarboxypropyltransferase, with the translated sequence MTAEHVPGFATLAIHAGAEPDPTTKARATPIYQTTSFVFDDVDHAASLFGLQAFGNIYTRIGNPTNAVLEGRIAALEGGTAALAVASGHAAQALVFHALLQPGDEFIAARQLYGGSINQFNHAFKSFGWNVVWADAADPGSFERAVTAKTKAIFIESFANPGGSVTDIAAIAAVAKKAGVPLIVDNTLATPYLVRPFEHGADIVVHSATKFLGGHGNSIGGLIVDGGTFDWSAHKERFPVLTAPRPEYQGIVLHETFGNFAFAIAVRVLGLRDLGPALSPFNAFLIITGIETLPLRMQRHSENALAVAEYLAGHDKVSWVSYAGLPGDASHERAQKYAPKGAGAVFTFGLKGGYDAGVALVSKVKLFSHLANVGDTRSLIIHPASTTHRQLSDTQKSSAGAGPEVVRLSVGIEEKADIIADLEQALAQV